From one Candidatus Zixiibacteriota bacterium genomic stretch:
- a CDS encoding pilus assembly protein TadG-related protein, translated as MIMVVVAIVMIFGFAVLVIDMSLIQLAKTQLQNAADASALAGATALAISTGDEATAVAEARAEAIRVAGLNLAIQDIQRPVVIGDDDVDVDYDSGTVTVKTHRRKATGDPVTLYFLRVLDPLLENKGEMAATATARVMPISGVSCVRPWCIPDKWADADSDHIWDPGESYDPNITGYRVPDDVGDQVIIQPNKADKWESEWYFEVCFPPINEGNPRTDLYKEWIVGCYDPSIVVSIGDLLYRYPGHRVGPTSQGVEGLINQDPGAEWDPVTNRVINSAFPVSPRVIKLAAFDPTLGLQPGPPQHLVVSKLLVLFVEGHNAADITGRFMKLVTEGEPCPECPEGFLTTVTLVR; from the coding sequence ATGATAATGGTTGTCGTTGCCATCGTGATGATCTTTGGCTTTGCGGTTTTAGTTATCGACATGTCTTTGATTCAGTTAGCCAAGACCCAGCTTCAGAATGCGGCGGATGCCTCCGCCTTAGCTGGAGCGACGGCGTTGGCGATCAGCACTGGTGATGAAGCCACTGCTGTAGCCGAGGCCAGAGCGGAGGCGATAAGAGTGGCTGGTCTCAATCTGGCGATTCAGGATATTCAGCGTCCGGTGGTTATAGGCGACGATGATGTGGACGTCGACTACGATTCGGGTACGGTAACGGTCAAAACCCATCGCAGAAAAGCTACTGGTGACCCGGTGACGCTCTATTTCCTCAGGGTGCTCGACCCATTGTTGGAGAACAAAGGAGAAATGGCTGCCACAGCCACAGCCAGGGTTATGCCCATCTCTGGAGTGAGTTGTGTTCGGCCCTGGTGTATCCCCGACAAATGGGCGGATGCGGATAGTGATCATATATGGGATCCGGGCGAGTCTTATGACCCCAATATAACCGGCTATAGAGTCCCGGATGACGTCGGAGATCAGGTGATCATACAACCAAATAAGGCTGACAAGTGGGAATCGGAATGGTACTTTGAAGTATGCTTTCCACCGATAAATGAAGGCAATCCTCGAACGGATCTATATAAAGAATGGATAGTAGGCTGTTACGACCCTTCCATTGTCGTTTCCATAGGAGACTTACTCTATAGATATCCTGGTCACAGGGTGGGTCCGACAAGTCAGGGAGTTGAAGGTTTAATCAATCAGGATCCTGGGGCGGAATGGGACCCAGTTACAAACAGGGTTATAAATTCTGCTTTCCCAGTGAGCCCCAGAGTGATAAAATTGGCTGCTTTTGACCCTACCTTAGGTTTACAGCCCGGGCCACCACAACATCTGGTCGTATCCAAGCTCTTGGTGCTTTTTGTCGAGGGTCACAATGCGGCTGACATAACTGGTCGATTTATGAAATTAGTAACAGAGGGTGAACCTTGCCCGGAATGTCCGGAAGGCTTCTTAACCACAGTGACTCTGGTAAGATAA
- a CDS encoding pilus assembly protein N-terminal domain-containing protein — MRKRAEVTRGRFLVLFTLLLLFVFFLPPLSAQQQLLRVVKGKSIILNYPEKIQIVSIANEEIADVVSVTPTELVIIGKGVGVTSLAVWGESKKHTMYDVKVERNISGQQVVLEVKVGEVNKSALSAYGLDFLLLDRDVKPGKELTVGTYAGQATSPDQHSRELLAQDGITAVIKWLGNKEDLSTIIKALEQKGDLKLLANPQLLTLSGEEASFLVGGEIPVPVAQTVGAGGVPSVSIQWKEYGTRLHFIPTIVDSNLINLKISPEVSSLDYANVVSFGGYIIPALRTRKAEATVELNSQQSVVLGGLFSSEESKTIKRVPILGHIPILNLIFSRRETTKSETELLIIVSPRIINSVAEETIPPLPGEEEVKK, encoded by the coding sequence TTGAGAAAAAGAGCCGAGGTTACGAGGGGCAGATTTTTAGTTCTATTTACATTGCTTCTTCTTTTTGTCTTTTTCCTCCCCCCCTTATCCGCCCAGCAGCAGTTATTAAGAGTGGTAAAAGGGAAATCCATAATTTTGAATTATCCGGAGAAGATTCAAATCGTTTCTATAGCCAATGAAGAGATAGCAGACGTGGTGTCGGTTACGCCCACAGAGCTGGTGATTATTGGTAAGGGGGTAGGAGTTACTTCTCTGGCGGTGTGGGGGGAATCCAAAAAGCATACCATGTATGATGTCAAGGTGGAGCGCAATATCTCTGGACAGCAGGTGGTATTGGAAGTGAAGGTGGGCGAGGTTAATAAATCTGCGTTAAGTGCGTATGGACTTGACTTTCTGCTACTCGACCGTGACGTCAAGCCGGGCAAGGAGTTGACGGTGGGTACATATGCCGGACAAGCAACTTCTCCGGACCAACACAGTCGGGAACTGTTGGCTCAAGACGGAATCACCGCAGTGATAAAGTGGTTGGGAAATAAGGAAGACTTATCCACCATAATTAAAGCGCTGGAGCAAAAGGGTGACTTGAAGCTCTTGGCCAATCCTCAGCTTCTCACTTTGAGCGGAGAAGAGGCAAGCTTTTTGGTGGGTGGGGAAATCCCCGTCCCCGTGGCTCAGACAGTGGGTGCTGGAGGGGTTCCTTCCGTGAGCATTCAGTGGAAAGAATACGGGACTAGGTTGCATTTCATTCCCACCATCGTGGATTCCAACCTGATCAACTTGAAGATCTCGCCGGAGGTGTCTAGCTTAGATTATGCGAACGTGGTTTCATTCGGAGGTTACATTATCCCAGCCCTTCGCACACGCAAGGCGGAGGCTACCGTGGAGCTGAATTCCCAGCAGTCAGTGGTCTTAGGTGGCTTGTTTTCCTCAGAAGAGTCCAAGACCATAAAGAGAGTTCCAATTTTAGGTCATATTCCCATCCTGAATCTTATCTTTAGCAGAAGGGAGACTACCAAATCCGAGACCGAGCTTTTAATTATAGTTTCACCTAGGATAATAAACTCTGTAGCAGAAGAGACTATTCCCCCACTTCCGGGGGAAGAGGAAGTGAAGAAGTAA